The segment TAAAGATTAGTGATGATGATGCTTTTAAAGCAACTAAAGAACTTGTTGAGACAGAGGGAGTATTTGTTGGAATATCTTCTGGGGCTGCCGTTGAAGCAGCCAAAATAGTAGGAAAAAGAGAAGAAAATAGAGGTAAGAATATAATAGTATTATTACCAGATACTGGGTTAAGATATTTATCTACATCTGTATTTGATTAGTATTTGCAAGAGAGGAAAGTGATTGCAGGATAAAAATGCAATCACTTTTTATATCCTGCAATAGTTTGAAATGCTGTTAGAGTATCTTTAGCAGTTTTAGTCCAGCTGAATTTTGAACTTCGTGTTAAAGATTTTTTCACTAACGAGTTTCTTAAGACATGATCTTGTAAAACTTTGTCCATAGCTTGATGGAGTTCATCGATATTATATGGATTTATTAAAAGACCTGCATTTCCTACGACTTCAGGAAGGGATGTTAGATTTGAAGTGATTATAGGAGTTCCACAGGCCATGGCTTCAATTGGAGGTAATCCAAATCCTTCATAAAGAGATGGATATACAAAAAGTTTACATGCATTATAAAATATAGGCATATGTTCTAATGGTATAAATCCAGGAAATATAACTTTATCAGAAACATGGAGTTTTTCAGCGGTGTTTTTATAAAGGGCATATGACTTACCTTGTTTACCTACTATAATTAATTTTAAATTGTCATTTTTTAATTTACTAAAGGCTTCTATTAATCCTACAATATTTTTTCTAGGACTAAAACCACCTACATATAATATATAGTCATGATTTATACCATAATTTTTACTAATGAAATTTTTACATTTAACCTTATCTCTCGGAAAATATATATCTTCATTTGCTAGATGTGTTACGAAAATTTTTTCTTCAGGATAATCAAAGGCATTTATTATATCTTGTTTTGAATAGTTAGATACAGTTAGTATCCCGTCACATCTTGAAATTATATCTGGCATTTCTTTTTTGAAAATTTCAAGATAAGTTGGACCAACTGTTTCGGGCATTTTATAAGGAATTATATCATGTAAAGTTATTACAAAAGGTAAGGTCTTATCTTTAGGAAGACCAACTCCATTTTGAGGTACATGATATAAATCTATATCCTGATTTTTTAAAATGTTAGGGATGTTTACTTCATCCCAAAATTCACATTCCATTTCTTTAGTAATGTTTTTTATTTTATAATTATTTTTAAATTTTATATCATAAGTACTACTTTGAGGCATAAAAATTAAGTATTGATTTAAATTATCTATTTTATTTAAGGAGTTAACAAGTTGATAAGTATAGGTGCCAATACCGGTTCCTCTATACCATTTTGCTGCACGAGCGTCAATTCCTATTTTCATAAAGCACCCCTTTAGAAGTAATAGTTATCTAGTTTTAGTATATTAACATTATAAAAAAATGTTAATAAATCATTAGATATTCTAAATTAAGAATTAAGTACATATAAATTTAGTGGGGAGGCGATAAATAATGATGAGGGAGTTTGAAATAGAAAGACAATTTGATATTAGAATTGAAAGTATAAAGCCTAATAAGGGAGTATACTTTTTAAAAACTAATAAGGGAAATAAGTGCCTTAAGAGAATAAACTATGGTGTTCAAAAACTTTGGTTTGTTTATGGTGCAAAAGAGCATTTGATGAAAAATGGATTTAATAGTGTAGATAAGTATAATCTAAATATTGAAGGAGAGCCTTATGCCATAGTTAACGAAGATATATATACATTATCTGAATGGCTTGATGGAAGAGAGTGCGATTTTCATAATGATGATGATATAAAAAAAGCTGCGAGGGCGCTAGCACAAATGCATATAGCATCAAAAGATTATGATCCACCGGAAAATAGCAAGTTAAAGACTGACTTAGGTAGATGGCCGCATCTCATGGAAAAAAGAGTGAAAGCTTTAGACAAAATGAGAAATATGGCTAGAAAGAGAAATAGAAAAGGTGACTTTGATTTAAACTACATTAAAAGTATAGAGTTTTATAAGGAATTAGGGAAAAGGGCTATAAATGTTTTATATAAATCCAGATATATGGATTTATGTGCTGTTACTGAGCAGGAAAAAAGTTTCTGTCATCATGATTTTACTTATCATAATATAATAATTGACAAGAATGATGGTGTTAATGTAATAGATTTTGATTATTGTAAAAGAGAAGTTAGAGCTTATGATATATCAAATTTTATAACAAAGGTACTTAAAAGAAGAGATTGGGATATAAACTGTGCAAAACTTATAATAGATTCTTATAATGAAGTAAGTAATTTAAGTGAAGAAGAATATAAGGTGTTATTTGCATTTTTACTATTCCCTCAACGTTTTTGGAGACTTGGAAATAGATATTATTATAATGAAGTAAATTGGGCTACTAATACTTTCAATAGAAAAATACAAAATTTAATTTCCGAACAAGATAAATATATGAATTTTATTGGGGAGTTTAAACAAGCATATAATCAAAAAGAAGATATATGAGTAAAAGCAAAAATGTTATATAGAACCATATATTAATATAATGTTTTATATGGTTCTATTAATATTTAATTTTTAGAACATATTTAAGTAGTAAAAACAAATATATTTTTGCTGCTTTTTTATTTTAATGTATAAAACATTAGTTATTATCCTATACATGATTGTGTCAACAATAGTATTAATACAACATACTATAAAATTATAATTTAAATCAGTGGGGATGATAACTTGAAAATTGGAGACATAGTAGTAAGAAAATCTTATGGAAAAGATATTACGTTTAAAATAATAGATATAAGAAATAATGATGAAGATGAAGTGTATGTACTTAAAGGGATAAATATGAGAATAATAGCAGATTCACCAATAGATGATTTAGAATTTGCAACAGAAGATATTATAATGAAAAAAGAAGTTACATTTAATAAGAAGGTAAATAGTCGTATTAGAAATATACTTATACAAAGAAATGCAGAAAAAAAGTATAGATCCCCTGAAGAAGAAAAAAGGGGAAAAAACAAAACAGTTAAGAACTCAAAAAAAAATGAATCTAGTATGCTCTTTGGAAGACCAGGAAGAGTACTTCATATAGATGGAGATTCAGAATATCTGGACGTTTGTTTAAAGACTTATAAGCAACTAAATGTTGAGGCAGTGGGATATGTTATTTCAGAAAGAGAGCAACCAAAGCAAGTGCCTAAACTTGTTTCTGAAATAAGACCAGATATTGTAGTTTTAACAGGACATGATGCTATTATAAAGGGAGTTAAGGAATATACAGATCTTAATAATTATAAAAATTCTAAGTATTTTGTACAAACTGTTTCAGAGCTTAGAACATATGAGCCTAATTATGATGATTTAGTTATATTTGCAGGGGCGTGTCAGTCTTGTTACGAAGCTATCTTAGATGCAGGTGCTAATTTTG is part of the Clostridium botulinum genome and harbors:
- a CDS encoding glycosyltransferase family 4 protein; protein product: MKIGIDARAAKWYRGTGIGTYTYQLVNSLNKIDNLNQYLIFMPQSSTYDIKFKNNYKIKNITKEMECEFWDEVNIPNILKNQDIDLYHVPQNGVGLPKDKTLPFVITLHDIIPYKMPETVGPTYLEIFKKEMPDIISRCDGILTVSNYSKQDIINAFDYPEEKIFVTHLANEDIYFPRDKVKCKNFISKNYGINHDYILYVGGFSPRKNIVGLIEAFSKLKNDNLKLIIVGKQGKSYALYKNTAEKLHVSDKVIFPGFIPLEHMPIFYNACKLFVYPSLYEGFGLPPIEAMACGTPIITSNLTSLPEVVGNAGLLINPYNIDELHQAMDKVLQDHVLRNSLVKKSLTRSSKFSWTKTAKDTLTAFQTIAGYKK
- a CDS encoding CotS family spore coat protein, translating into MMREFEIERQFDIRIESIKPNKGVYFLKTNKGNKCLKRINYGVQKLWFVYGAKEHLMKNGFNSVDKYNLNIEGEPYAIVNEDIYTLSEWLDGRECDFHNDDDIKKAARALAQMHIASKDYDPPENSKLKTDLGRWPHLMEKRVKALDKMRNMARKRNRKGDFDLNYIKSIEFYKELGKRAINVLYKSRYMDLCAVTEQEKSFCHHDFTYHNIIIDKNDGVNVIDFDYCKREVRAYDISNFITKVLKRRDWDINCAKLIIDSYNEVSNLSEEEYKVLFAFLLFPQRFWRLGNRYYYNEVNWATNTFNRKIQNLISEQDKYMNFIGEFKQAYNQKEDI
- the yabG gene encoding sporulation peptidase YabG produces the protein MKIGDIVVRKSYGKDITFKIIDIRNNDEDEVYVLKGINMRIIADSPIDDLEFATEDIIMKKEVTFNKKVNSRIRNILIQRNAEKKYRSPEEEKRGKNKTVKNSKKNESSMLFGRPGRVLHIDGDSEYLDVCLKTYKQLNVEAVGYVISEREQPKQVPKLVSEIRPDIVVLTGHDAIIKGVKEYTDLNNYKNSKYFVQTVSELRTYEPNYDDLVIFAGACQSCYEAILDAGANFASSPNRVLIHCLDPVFICEKIAYTNVGKVVSIHDVVYNTITGVDGVGGLQTRGKYREGFPKSKYS